One region of Carya illinoinensis cultivar Pawnee chromosome 8, C.illinoinensisPawnee_v1, whole genome shotgun sequence genomic DNA includes:
- the LOC122274281 gene encoding uncharacterized protein LOC122274281 — MDFQKKRIQLLLLIAGIVALSFAAEKCRQLVGEEASSQSGKFTFLNCFDMGSGSVACAVKEGVKLYFYNIRAAHVEKARHSAIEAALVDALSQGMSAKDAAKQAQKEGAKAAKLVTRQAKRIIGPIISSGWDFFEAIYYGGTLTEGFLRGTGTLFGTYAGGFLGEQRLGKIGYLAGSELGSWVGGRIGIMVYDVVNGVHYLLQFVQSEENVVREMPAYENSEAVETPAYEAPSYMSTEESENFNAYETPAYESSEAYEDSEL, encoded by the exons ATGGATTTTCAGAAGAAGCGGATTCAGCTTCTGCTCTTAATCGCCGGTATCGTCGCTCTCAGTTTCGCAG CTGAAAAATGTCGGCAGCTGGTTGGGGAAGAAGCGTCATCTCAGAGTGGAAAGTTTACGTTCTTGAACTGTTTTGACATGGGCTCTGGATCTGTAGCTTGTGCTGTGAAGGAGGGTGTGAAGCTGTACTTCTACAACATCAGAGCTGCTCATGTTGAAAAGGCGAGGCATTCTGCAATTGAGGCTGCTTTAGTTGATGCATTGTCACAGGGAATGTCTGCTAAAGATGCTGCCAAACAAGCACAGAAAGAAGGTGCAAAGGCGGCAAAGTTGGTGACCCGGCAAGCCAAACGCATAATAGGCCCCATTATCTCTTCTGGATGGGACTTTTTTGAAGCAATATATTATGGTGGTACACTTACAGAAGGGTTCCTCAGAGGCACTGGAACATTGTTTGGGACCTATGCAGGTGGTTTCCTAGGAGAGCAAAGACTAGGGAAGATTGGCTATCTTGCGGGAAGTGAATTGGGCAGTTGGGTTGGAGGTAGGATAGGAATTATGGTATATGATGTGGTTAATGGAGTTCATTACTTGCTTCAATTTGTTCAGAGTGAAGAAAATGTAGTTCGTGAAATGCCAGCTTACGAAAATTCCGAAGCTGTTGAAACTCCTGCTTATGAGGCTCCATCGTACATGAGTACTGAAGAGTCTGAAAACTTCAATGCTTATGAAACTCCTGCTTATGAGAGCTCTGAAGCATATGAAGATTCGGAACTGTAG
- the LOC122318255 gene encoding nicotianamine synthase-like produces the protein MGCQGEPLVQQVCNLFEQISNLESLKPAKDVNMLFTQLVFTCMPPTPIDVTKLCKRVQEIRSKLIKLCGEAEGLLESHYSTILGSYQKPLDHLDIFPYHSNYLKLSLLEFNILSQHCTQNVPSKIAFVGSGSLPLTSIILASNHLTSSTFHNYDIDPLANSKAVSLVSSDPDLSKRMFFHTTDIMNVTTALKDFDVVFLAALVGMDKEDKVRVIDHLAKYMAPGALLMLRSAHGARAFLYPVVDPSDLRGFEVLSVFHPTDEVINSVVIARKYPMTTHSLEQKKGLGPIVLPSKCSEIQAFNPFNHGNMIEDLALEEQLS, from the coding sequence ATGGGTTGCCAGGGAGAGCCTTTGGTTCAACAAGTCTGCAATTTATTTGAGCAAATCTCAAACCTCGAGAGTCTCAAACCCGCCAAAGATGTCAACATGCTCTTCACACAACTAGTGTTCACATGCATGCCACCAACTCCAATTGATGTAACCAAGCTGTGCAAAAGGGTGCAAGAAATCAGGTCAAAGCTGATTAAGCTTTGTGGGGAGGCTGAGGGACTTTTGGAGAGCCATTACTCTACCATTTTGGGCTCATATCAGAAACCACTTGACCATCTTGATATCTTTCCTTACCATTCTAATTACCTCAAGCTTAGCCTCCTTGAGTTCAACATCCTTTCCCAACACTGCACTCAAAATGTCCCTAGCAAAATTGCCTTTGTGGGCTCTGGTTCCCTTCCCCTTACATCTATTATCTTGGCATCTAATCACCTCACCTCCTCCACCTTTCACAATTATGATATTGACCCCTTAGCCAATTCAAAGGCTGTTAGTTTAGTTTCATCCGATCCTGACTTGTCAAAAAGAATGTTCTTCCATACGACTGATATAATGAATGTAACAACTGCTTTGAAAGATTTTGACGTTGTTTTCTTGGCAGCTCTAGTGGGCATGGACAAGGAGGACAAGGTCCGAGTCATAGATCATTTAGCCAAGTACATGGCGCCAGGAGCTCTTTTGATGCTAAGGAGTGCACATGGTGCTAGGGCTTTTCTCTATCCGGTGGTTGATCCGTCCGATCTTCGTGGATTTGAGGTTCTTTCAGTGTTTCATCCAACTGATGAGGTTATTAATTCGGTTGTGATTGCACGTAAATATCCCATGACTACACACTCACTTGAGCAGAAGAAGGGTCTTGGCCCCATAGTACTGCCTAGCAAGTGTTCTGAAATCCAAGCATTCAATCCTTTCAACCATGGGAACATGATTGAGGATCTAGCCCTTGAGGAGCAACTCTCCTAG